The region ATTAAAGCTGTCCGCCAATTTCCATGTATATTTAATGCAAAATCATAATGATTTTTTGAAAGACCTCGGCTAAAACTAATACTTTCTTTTAATGAAAAATTCTTATTATATGCATAAACATTGTCCAGATATGGATTGTCATCCATAATGTCATGAAATGTTTTATTTACAATAATATCAATTCTTGCTTCAGGAAAATTTTTCCTTAATTCTTTTATAAAAGGTGTTGCAAACATTAAATCTCCCAAATACAACAAATCAATAATAAGAATTCTTTTTGCTTTTTTTATTATTGACATAATCATTCTCACCTACAATCTTTCTATCAAATATTTTTTACTTTCATTGAAAACTTGTTCAACTGATATATTAGCCATACATTGATGTTCATGAGGACACTTTCTTTTCCAACAAGCTAAGCAGTCAATACTTTCATCACGTAAAACAGTATTATCATAACCATAAGGACCAAATTCATCAGGGTCTGTTGGTCCCATTATTACTACTACAGGCAGTGAAAGAGCAACAGCTAAATGCATCGGTCCTGTATCCCCACCAATATACAATTCTGCTCTTTTATATAATTCTGCTAGTTCCCCTAAATTCGTCTTTCCTGCGAGATTATATGTTTTAATTCCCAGACTCTCTATAGCACTATCAATCATACTTCTATCAGCTGGACCGCCTGTAAATATAACTTCACATTTCAGCTCTTCTTTTATCCTTTTAGCTAATACTATATAACGTTCTAATGGCCAGTCTTTGCTTTCCCATGTTGTAAAAGGATTAATAACTATATATTTTTTATCTATTAATGAATTTTCTTTAAGTAATTCATCAACTTTTTTGCTCTCTTGAACACCTGGTATAATGGCAAATTCTATTTTATCACTGCTTAAGCCTAAAGCCTTTTCAAGCAAATAAAGATTTCTATCTATTTTATGTCTTATATTAGAAGGAACTTCTATCTTTCTATTATAAAATAAGGTACTAGCTTCTTTCCCATTAGCACTACCAAAACGCTTAACTGCTCTGGTCATTCCAGTAGGTAATGCACTTTTCAATATACTATGCATATCTATTACTATATCAAACTCATAAGATTTTAAATTATTTAAATAAGTAAAAACTTCTTTAATAGTTTTCCGCTTATGAGTCTTAAACATTTTGCTCCATTTACACTTAGGCATTACAAGTACATGATCAATATATGGGTTTAATTTTACTATCCCAGCTGCTTTTTCTTCAACTAACCAAGTTATTTCTGCATCAGGATATTTTTCCCTTACATTATAAGCAGCAGGTAAAGCATGTATTACATCACCTATTGCACTTAATCGAACTAACAATATTTTCAAATTAGCATGCAATATTTTATTAACTCCCTGCATACTTTTTTGTAGTGCTCCTTGATTTTTTTTAATTAATTTTTTAGCCCGTAACCCAAGTTCTTTCGCCTGGCTTTTGTTCTTAAGATAATACATAAATTCTTCTTCTAATTCATCAATGTCTGAAACCTGTATTAAAGCATCAGCTTCCTTGAAATAACGTAGATCTTCCTTAAAATTAAACATATGTGGTCCTACAATAACAGCTTTCCCAAAAGCAGCTGCTTCCAATATATTATGTCCACCTTTTGATACTAAACTGCCACCAACAAAAACAAGAGTTGCTATCTGATATAAAGCTGCAAGTTCACCAAATGTATCAACAAGAAAAACATCTCTTTTATCAGACGAATTACTGTTAATTGCTTCTGTCCATTTTTGGGCAGCTATACCGTAAGAATTACATATTCCTATAATTTCATCCGAACGTTCTATATACCTAGGAGCAATTATCATAATTGTATCAGGGAAGTTATTTTTTATTTTTTCATACACCTTTAATAATTGACTTTCTTCATTAGCATGTGTACTTCCTGCTACTATGACGGTTGTTTCTTCAGTAATACTTAGTGCCTTATATAATCTTTTTTTATCCATTTCTTTTTCTATAATTCTATCATATTTTATATTGCCTGATACAAGTACTTTTTTTTCATCAGCTCCTAAGGCCAAAATACGATCCATGTCCAATTTTGACTGCATATAAAAAGAATCAATATTAGATAAGACTTTTTTAATAAAAGGTTTAAACTTTAAATATTTATTAAAACTATTATCACTGATTCTACCATTAAGAACAATAATAGACGCAGCATTTTTATCTGCTTTTTTAATTAAATTTGGCCATAGTTCTGTCTCCACCAATATTAAGAGTTCAGGCTTAATTCTCTTTATAATTCTGTTTAGAAAAAAAGGTGAATCCAAAGGCATATATATCAAAGCATCTAGATTTTCAATACTATCTCTCGCTATTTCATTACCTGTATCTGTTATAGTAGAAAGGATAATTGCATATCGAGGATACTCTTTGGAAATTTCATTTATAATTTGTTTAGCTAATAAGGTTTCTCCGACAGATGCTGCATGTAGCCAAATTACCTTCTTTCCTTCTAAATTACTATAAAAATCCCTAGTAAAAAAACCTAACTTTTCTTTAAACTCAATAAAATTAGAAGATCTTAGTGATTTATATAATAAAATAGGGAGATAAATTAATATTAATATTAATAATAAAATATTATAAAGGAAATACAAAGAAATCACTCCCTAACTTTCCATCGATTATGAAGCCAAAACCATTGCTCTGGATATTCCCTTATAGTCTTCTCAGTTAATTTAGTCAGTTCTTGCAATAGCTCCCTCTGTTCATCATCACTTG is a window of Halanaerobiaceae bacterium ANBcell28 DNA encoding:
- the waaC gene encoding lipopolysaccharide heptosyltransferase I, encoding MYFLYNILLLILILIYLPILLYKSLRSSNFIEFKEKLGFFTRDFYSNLEGKKVIWLHAASVGETLLAKQIINEISKEYPRYAIILSTITDTGNEIARDSIENLDALIYMPLDSPFFLNRIIKRIKPELLILVETELWPNLIKKADKNAASIIVLNGRISDNSFNKYLKFKPFIKKVLSNIDSFYMQSKLDMDRILALGADEKKVLVSGNIKYDRIIEKEMDKKRLYKALSITEETTVIVAGSTHANEESQLLKVYEKIKNNFPDTIMIIAPRYIERSDEIIGICNSYGIAAQKWTEAINSNSSDKRDVFLVDTFGELAALYQIATLVFVGGSLVSKGGHNILEAAAFGKAVIVGPHMFNFKEDLRYFKEADALIQVSDIDELEEEFMYYLKNKSQAKELGLRAKKLIKKNQGALQKSMQGVNKILHANLKILLVRLSAIGDVIHALPAAYNVREKYPDAEITWLVEEKAAGIVKLNPYIDHVLVMPKCKWSKMFKTHKRKTIKEVFTYLNNLKSYEFDIVIDMHSILKSALPTGMTRAVKRFGSANGKEASTLFYNRKIEVPSNIRHKIDRNLYLLEKALGLSSDKIEFAIIPGVQESKKVDELLKENSLIDKKYIVINPFTTWESKDWPLERYIVLAKRIKEELKCEVIFTGGPADRSMIDSAIESLGIKTYNLAGKTNLGELAELYKRAELYIGGDTGPMHLAVALSLPVVVIMGPTDPDEFGPYGYDNTVLRDESIDCLACWKRKCPHEHQCMANISVEQVFNESKKYLIERL